A single Lolium perenne isolate Kyuss_39 chromosome 6, Kyuss_2.0, whole genome shotgun sequence DNA region contains:
- the LOC127306660 gene encoding protein TRANSPARENT TESTA GLABRA 1, which yields MDHHKLPPSTAAAGADTAPNPHAFTCELPHSIYALAFSPAAPVLAAGSFLEDLHNRVSILTFDPAHPSAASFRAIPALSFDHPYPPTKLQFNPRAASTPLLASSSDALRLWHAPLDDLSAAAPPTELRSVLDNRKASASEFSAPLTSFDWNEIEPRRIGTASIDTTCTVWDVERGVVETQLIAHDKAVHDIAWGEAGVFASVSADGSVRVFDLRDKEHSTIVYESPRPDTPLLRLAWNRFDLRYMAALLMDSSAVVVLDIRAPGVPVAELHRHAGCVNAVAWAPQAPRHLCSGGDDGQALIWELPETPAAVPAEGIDPVLVYDAGAEINQLQWVAGHPDWMGIAIENKVQLLRV from the coding sequence ATGGACCACCACAAGCTGCCGCCATCcacggcggcggccggcgcggaCACGGCGCCGAACCCGCACGCCTTCACCTGCGAGCTCCCGCACTCGATCTACGCGCTCGCCTTCTCCCCCGCCGCGCCGGTCCTCGCCGCCGGCAGCTTCCTCGAGGACCTCCACAACCGGGTCTCCATCCTCACCTTCGACCCCGCCCACCCCTCCGCCGCCTCCTTCCGCGCCATCCCCGCCCTCTCCTTCGACCACCCCTACCCGCCCACCAAGCTCCAGTTCAACCCGCGCGCGGCCTCAACCCCGCtcctcgcctcctcctccgacgcgCTCCGCCTCTGGCACGCCCCGCTCGACGACCtctccgccgccgccccgcccACCGAGCTCCGCTCGGTCCTCGACAACCGCAAGGCCTCGGCCTCCGAGTTCTCCGCGCCCCTCACCTCCTTCGACTGGAACGAGATCGAGCCGCGCCGCATCGGCAccgcctccatcgacaccacctgcACCGTGTGGGACGTCGAGCGCGGCGTCGTCGAGACGCAGCTCATCGCGCACGACAAGGCCGTGCACGACATCGCCTGGGGCGAGGCCGGCGTCTTCGCCTCCGTCTCCGCCGACGGCTCCGTCCGCGTCTTCGACCTCCGCGACAAGGAGCACTCCACCATCGTCTACGAGAGCCCGCGCCCCGACACGCCGCTCCTCAGGCTCGCCTGGAACCGGTTCGACCTGCGATACATGGCCGCCCTGCTCATGGACAGCAGCGCCGTCGTCGTGCTCGACATTCGCGCGCCCGGGGTGCCCGTCGCCGAGCTGCACCGCCACGCGGGCTGCGTCAACGCGGTCGCGTGGGCGCCGCAGGCCCCCAGGCACCTATGCTCCGGAGGGGACGACGGGCAGGCGCTCATCTGGGAGCTGCCCGAGACGCCAGCCGCTGTGCCTGCTGAGGGGATCGATCCGGTTCTCGTATATGATGCCGGTGCGGAGATTAACCAGCTGCAGTGGGTGGCCGGACACCCTGACTGGATGGGCATTGCCATTGAGAACAAGGTCCAGCTTCTCAGGGTCTGA